The genomic stretch CAATACCCATGATCTCGCCTTTGCTTCTCGGCCTATATTCGCCTTTTCTGATAAGCTACCGTTTGAAACTTCACGGTTCTTCACTGCCCCGTATGGTGACTACTGGAGGTTCATGAAGAAACTGTCCGTGACTCAACTGCTTAGCACTCGACAGGTTGAGCGGTCAGTGGCTGTTCGACGTGAAGAAATGGAGAGGTTGTTGAGGAGAGTGTTGGAGAGGAAAGATGGTGTCGTTGATGTTGGTGCTGAGTTGATGAGACTTACGAACAACGTGACATGCAGGATGGTGATGAGCAGTATGTGTTCAGAGGAAGGAGGAGAGGCAGAGAGGGTTAGAGAGTTGGTGAAGGAGTCCTTTGAGCTGGTCGAAAAGATATGCTTTGGGGATGTGTTGGGGCCTTTGAAGAATCTCAGTTTTTGGATCTACGGGAAACAGGCTATGGATTTGAGCAGAAGGTATGATGAGCTTTTGGAGAGGGCCATGAAGGAGCATGAAGAGAGAGGGAACGGCCACAGGGATGATCGGGGTAAGGATTTGATTGATATACTCTTGGAGGTTTCCCAAGATGAGCAGGCTGAGGTTAGGATTACAAGGACCCATATCAAGGTTTTCATTATGGTAAATTTCTCCttcctttacttttctttctctctctctctctctctctctatttagCTATGtcagaatatatatttttttctttgctttctacAGAAAATCGCAGCAACATTGTCAAGTCTTAACTCATGATATTGTATGACTAACAAAGCTTTTTTCTGCGCCATTAACTACTTAGCCAAAGCATTGATTGAGACTTATTTCTAGAGGTGAACAGATTAATCGTTTATTATTTACTGAATTGTTACCGACAGACAACTGACTTCTAGCTGTCGGTAAGcgaaattaaaatattgtttcgaCATCAATATTTCAGTTCGATAGGCagtaaaaacttttttttgttggttaacCGACAATTAACccatttttcaagtgaattttaaattttatgtggTAGGTTTCCTTCTTGTGTTTGTCAagctgatttgtggttgtcCTTTTGGTCTATATTCtatgaatttactttttctttttatttataaagcatatgctttatTGATTCTATAGTTATAAGGAAGTTGATAAATCTTAATATGAAAACCAACTAATCGAGAATGTCAAAATTATTCCTCGTCGGTATAAAGTTAGTCAATTAATCGACTTTCACGAATCGGTAGGCAAAAATGCTCCTACCAACACCGACCGAACTGATACCCACTCCTACTTAATTCTCCCTTTTGTAGGCAGTAGCCTTCCCCTCACAGGAAGGCTGCAGCTAAGATTATTCCTCTACCATCTAATAGAAGAAATCATACTCATCAAGgctttcaatttttctcttatatatgcatgcatgccaGGATCTTTTCATTGCGGGCACCGAAACCTCAGCAGACGCAATGCAATGGGCAATAGCTGAGCTAATTAATCATCCTTGTGTGTTCAAGAAGGTCAGAGAGGAAATAGAATCTGTTGTGGGAAAAACTAGACTTGTTGAAGAATCAGATATCCCAAATCTCCCTTACTTGCAAGCGGTTGTGAAGGAAGCACTAAGACTATACCCACCAGGCCCTCTGATAATTCGAGAATGCCGCCAAAACTGCAAAATCAATGGGTTTGATATACCCGAAAAAACTCAAGTGGCAATCAATCTTTATGCCATCATGAGGGATAAAGATTCATGGGATAATCCAAATAAGTTCCTCCCAGAGAGGTTCTTGGTTT from Corylus avellana chromosome ca1, CavTom2PMs-1.0 encodes the following:
- the LOC132176910 gene encoding cytochrome P450 705A22-like, whose amino-acid sequence is MMITDIQCYSFLFVVSLISTLLIRSIFFNKPTGLHLMPSPPALPIIGHLQYLFLTPSLYNSLHRLSTKYGPLLYLRLGATRCIVVSSATVAAEIFNTHDLAFASRPIFAFSDKLPFETSRFFTAPYGDYWRFMKKLSVTQLLSTRQVERSVAVRREEMERLLRRVLERKDGVVDVGAELMRLTNNVTCRMVMSSMCSEEGGEAERVRELVKESFELVEKICFGDVLGPLKNLSFWIYGKQAMDLSRRYDELLERAMKEHEERGNGHRDDRGKDLIDILLEVSQDEQAEVRITRTHIKVFIMDLFIAGTETSADAMQWAIAELINHPCVFKKVREEIESVVGKTRLVEESDIPNLPYLQAVVKEALRLYPPGPLIIRECRQNCKINGFDIPEKTQVAINLYAIMRDKDSWDNPNKFLPERFLVSFKNQSDQVNSGQKFNFVPFGAGRRGCPGTTLAFSLMNATVASLVQCFDWKVDGDGEDGGKVDMQFGPGLCLSMLHPLTARPVVHFNPFAASM